AAGACAGAACATTTCACGTAACTGATCATTTTGATAATTAATTTTATAAAGTTTTCCTATGTAAGTTTGTTTCTATATTATGCTTTTTTCTTTTTTTTCTTTTAACTTATATCTATACATGAGGTTAGGTATTTACATTAAAGATATCTTCTAACCAAAAACTCATCTAATTAATTATTAAAAAGGAGTTTTATTAAATTGGAAATTATTGAGTCAGATGTAGTTATTATCGGAGGAGGCCCGGCCGGCTGTACTTGCGCACTTTATACATCTCGTTCAAACCTAAAGACAGTAATTTTAGATAAGAATCCATCTGTTGGCGCTCTAGCAATAACTCATCAAATAGCTAATTATCCAGGAGTTCCAGTTGATATAAGTGGAGAGAAATTACTTACTTTAATGAGAGAACAGGCTGTTCAATACGGAACAGACTATAGGAGAGCACAAGTGTTTGGAATAGACGCTAGTGGAGAATGGAAAATGGTATATACCCCCGAAGGCACTTTCAAAGCTAAAGCACTTGTCCTTGCAAGTGGAGCTATGGGTAGGCCTGCATCATTTAAGGGCGAAGCAGATTTTCTTGGTAAAGGAGTAAGTTATTGTGCTACTTGTGATGGTGCTTTTTATAAAAATAGAGAAGTTGCCGTTGTTGGAGTGAACAAGGAAGCAATTGAAGAGGCAACTGTTCTAACTAAATTTGCGTCAACTGTGCATTGGATCACATCAAGTGATCCTAAATCAGATAATGAAGAAGCTATGGAATTGATGGATAATTCAAATATAAAACATTGGAGTAGAACAAGATTATTAGAAATATTGGGTGATGATATGGGTGTTAATGGGGTTGTTGTAAAAAATAAGCAAGAAGAAAACCCTATTAATTTAAATTTAGATGGAGTCTTTGTCTATATGAGTGGTTCAAAGCCGATTACTGATTTTTTAGGGGATCAAATTGCTTTAAAAGAAGACGGAGGAGTTATTGTGGATGACTTTATGTCTACAAACTCTGATGGAGTATGGGCTATTGGTGATATAAGAAATACACCATTTAAGCAAGCCGTTGTTGCGGCTTCTGATGGATGTATTGCTGCAATGTCAATTGATAGATATTTAAACAGTAGAAAAAATATAAGAGTAGATTGGATTCATTCTTAAAAATAAATTTTCTTCTTTAATTTAAAGGGGTGTTGCCTCAGAAATATAAGCAACTCCTCCGTAGTAGCTTAAATCGTCTCTGATATTATCTCTCATTTTATCTATTAATTCTTGTTCGCAAAAAACAATTACATGAGCATTTGAACCTAATCCTGTGAATTCCATATCTTCAGTAACAACTCTTTCAGGCCCTCTGCCTGTGGCGTGTTTCATAACTGTATATCCAGGAACATTAGCTTTTTCTAATGTTTTAATGATTGCATCTAGTTCTCTTTCACTAAATATCAAGTCTAATCTTTTCATTTCTATAGAGGGGAAAATGGGATAATGGTATTTACTAAACTCATATATATGGGAATGCCAAGAACTATATTGAATGGGAAAGTTAAACCTAGTGTAGTTGAAATATAATAACTAGATTTAGCTTCTGGTACCGTCATCCTCATTGCTGCAGGAACTGCTAAATAAGAGGCGCTAGCACATAAAACCACAAATAAAAGTGCGTTGCCAGGTCCTAATGATAAAAATCTTGCAACGAAAACACCAATAAATGCGTTAAATAAAGGCATAAAAATGGCAAAGCCAATCAAGAACGAACCCGCATTCTTCAATCTAGGTAATCTTTGAGCAGCGACTATTCCCATATCTAACAAGAAGAAGCATTCTGCTCCATAGAATAATTGTCCAGTAAAAGGCTCCATTTTTGCAATCCCTGAGGGATTACTGGAAGCAGTAAGAAATCCTACAATTAAGCTTGAGAGCAATAAATAAACTGATCCATTCAAAAGTGATTCGTGTAATATTGCGCTTAGATGCATTTTTCTTGATTTTGGCCTATTTTTGGGAGCTGCAAATTTCACAAGTAATAATCCAACAATTATTGCAGGAGACTCCATTAAAGCTAAGGCTCCAACCATAAACCCATCAAAAGCTATTTTTTGACTTTCCAAAAAACTTTCTGCGGAAATAAATGTAACAGCACTAATTGAACCGTAAGCTGCTGCTATTGCTGCTGAATTAAAGACATCAAACTTAAATCTTAAAATTAAAAATCCAATTAGCGGGATAACTAGCGACATTAGTATTGCAGCACTTAGAGTAGGCAATACTTGATCATTAAACCCACTGTTCTGAATCTCTATACCTCCTTTAAACCCAATAGCTAATAAAAGATATAGAGAGAAGAGTTTAGGTAATGGAGCTGGTATTTCTAAATCAGATTTAAAGATTACTGATATTGCTCCAATCAAAAAGAAAAGAACTGGAGGGGCTAATACATTTTGCAGAATTGGATTTATTTCCATAAATTATTAGGCTATTTCATTTAGAGCAGTTTCTAAAGCTTCTTTTCTTGTCTCAATGATGCCTTCAACTCCAAACTTAGCTAATCTATCCTTTACTTTTTCATTTGCCCCAGCAACAAATGCTTTTCTGGAATTATTTTTTGCTTCCTGCATCATGTCCTCTATTGCCAGAGTAGCCGTCACTCCAAGTCGTGGAACATCAGTGATATCAAGTATTAAAACCTTGTAGTTTCTTACCAGCATCATTCTCTCAGATATACCTTTGGCTGCTCCAAAACTAAGTGGTCCTTTAAGTCTAAATAACATTACTTCTCCTGAGCATCTATCTAGTAGTGCTTTTTCATCAGCAGGTAATGCATTTTTGGCTTGATCATCATTTGATAAAGGATTATCCTCGTCCATACCTTCTAGTTGAGTTTCGGTTATTGAATCGATAGTGAGCATATTTGCTATGAAAACACCTACTAAAACTGCCCAAATTAAATCCCAAAAAACAGTCATTAGGAGTACTCCATACATTACAACTGAAGTTTTTAAAGATAATTTGTGAGCCCTCCTCAAGAATCCCCAATCAATAATATCTAAACCAACTTTTATAAGAATTCCTGCAAGCAATGCAGTTGGTATTTGCTCAGCTAGGGGTCCTGCGCCAACTAAAACTATCAACAACACAACCGAGTGAACCATACCAGAAATGGGAGTTGATCCTCCAGATTTAACATTTATAACTGTTCTCATGGTTGCTCCTGCTCCAGGTAAACCTGAAAATAGACCTGCAACAGCATTTCCTATTCCTTGACCAATAAGTTCTCTATCAGAATTATGTTTTGTTTGAGAGATATTGTCTGCTACTAGAGATGTCAGTAAAGAGTCAATTGCGCCAAGTACTGCTAGGACTAATCCTGCTTTGAAAATAATTGGGAAATATTGATTGAAACTTGGGAAATTTAAAGATGGGACTCCCCTTGGAATTTCTCCAATTCTATCAATAGCTCCATCTCCAAAAATTAATATTGATATTGGGGTAACTATCAATAGGGCCAAGAGAGGAGAAGGAACCCACTGACTTATTTTTCTAGGAGTAAGAAATACTATACCTAATGTCATTATTGCTACTCCAATAGCAGCACCATTTGGCTGGAAATTTGAAAATACAGTACTTAAAGATTCGACTACTCCACCTCGAGTGCTAATTCCAAGTAATGGTCCAATCTGAAGCGCAATGATTATTACTCCTATGCCAGACATGAATCCGGAAACAACAGAATATGGAACTAAAGTAATGTATTTACCTAGTTTTAGAATCCCGAATAATATTTGCAGTAAGCCGCCAATGACTACTGCTGCCATAACTAAAGGTAAAATTTGTCCTGCAGAAAGATCTCTTGGAACCCCTACTGCTGCTAAGCCTGCCACCACCCCTGCAACAGTTACACTCATGGGGCCTGTAGGTCCACTAACTTGAGCAGGTGTTCCGCCGAATAATGCTGCTAAAAAACCAACTACTACTGCTCCGTATAGTCCATAAATTGCTCCGCCAGGCCCTAACGCAGCATTTCCAAAAGCAAGAGCGAGAGGTAAAGCCACTACTGCGGCTGTGATGCCTCCAAGAATATCGCCTCTTACATTTTTCAGATGAAATCCATTAATTATTTTCAAAGATGCTCTCCTTAAAATAAACACTTAACTAGAAGATAATATCTCTTAATGACGTAAATTTGTGAAAAATGAAGATTGTGCAAAATATTTTTGTAACTTTTTTGCTCTTACTAAATAAACTTTAGTTAATTTTCCTGAACAAAAGGAGTCTCTGATTGATTTAAGTGTGAGGTGAGCGATTAATGTATTAGATAAATATTTTTCAATTTAAATAATATTCAAATGAATTCGATTATTCGTCCTAGAAGATTAAGAAGGTCTGAGGCAATTAGAGAAATGGTAAGAGAAAACCATCTAAAAGCTTCAGACTTTATATATCCATTATTTATTCATGAAAAAGATTCTAAAGAGGAAATTTCGGCAATGCCAGGAACTTTTAGATGGGATATGAATGGCTTAATAAAGGAGGTCACTAGGGCGTGGGAATTAGGAATTAGGTGTATTGTTCTTTTCCCAAAAATAAACGATAGCTTAAAGACTGAAGATGGAGCAGAGTGTTTTAATGAAGAGGGTTTAATTCCTAGAGCTATTCAAATATTAAAAAAAGAGATTCCAGAAATGGCAATAATGACAGATGTTGCCTTGGACCCTTATTCGTGTGATGGACATGATGGACTAGTTGATGAAACTGGAAAAATATTGAATGATGAAACGATTGAAATATTAAAAAAACAAGCTTTAACTCAAGCTAGAGCTGGAGCAGATTTTATTGGCCCTAGTGACATGATGGATGGCAGAGTTGGAGCAATCAGAACTGCTCTTGATAGTCAAGGATTTAGTGATGTAGGTATTATTAGTTACACAGCAAAATATTCATCTGCTTATTATGGTCCATTTAGAACTGCTTTAGATTCGGCTCCTAAAGAAAATAGTAAGAAAATAATTCCAGACAATAAGTCTACATATCAAATGGACCCTGCCAATTCAAAAGAGGCTTTAATTGAATCTGCATTGGATCAGTATGAAGGAGCTGATATTTTGATGGTAAAACCAGGAATTTCATATTTGGATATTGTTTATAGACTAAGCACATTTTCAAATAAGCCCATAGCTGCATACAACGTTAGTGGGGAGTATTCCATGGTAAAGTCTGCTGCTATGAAGAACTGGATTAACGAAAAAGATATTGTTTTAGAGACATTGCTAAGTTTTAAAAGAGCAGGAGCAAAATTAATACTCACTTATCATGCTTGTGATGCATCTCAATGGTTGCAGGATACTTAAAAACTCATTATTAACAAAAATTTGGTTTATTCTTAGATAAGTAATAAATTAATTGCTTTGTTTTGAAGTTTTCACAAGGAGTAAATAGGATTGGTCACATTGCACTTAGAGTAGAGAATCTCGAAAGGGCGAAATCTTTTTATATTAAGCTGGGTATGAATTTGGTTTGGGATGATAAAGATTGGTCTTATTTAGAGGCAGGTAAAGGGAAAGATGGACTTGCGTTGTTAGGCCCTAGCTACAAAGCTGCTGGACCTCACTTTGCTTTTCATTTTGAAAATAAAAAAGAAGTGGAAAATATTCAAAATGATTTAAAAAATTCTGGTGTAAAAGTTGGTCCTTTACATGAGCATAGAGATGGAACAGCATCTTTTTATATGAAGGATACTGAAGGAAACTGGCTTGAGATGCTTTATGTTCCTCCTGAGGGGATTCAATCGAATGTTTGATTCTTTTTTTTTGTATGCAAGAGAAAAGTTATTCTAAAAAATTATATTCAGATAACACCTTAGAAGAAGAATCTATAAACCTTTTAGAGTGGGATTCATTAAAAACGCATTTATCTTCATTCGCCTCAACCGAAATGGGTAAACGATCAATTTTAAGTTTTGTTATACCTTCTGAATACGAGTCATCTAAAAGACTTTTGAATGAAACTGTTGAAATTAATGAGTTAGAAAAAAATTTAGATAAATCAATTAGTTTTTCTGGTGTTTTCGATATTAGTAGAAATATTGAAATTTGTTCGAAGGGAGGAGTAATTGCATCTTCTGAATTGTTAGAAATAGCGAAAACAATTGCTGAAGCAAGAAATTTAAAAAAAATCTTACTAGATTTTGAACAAAGGCCTTATATTTCATCATTTACAAAAAATTTAATTGATCATCAGAATATCGAAACGATTTTTAAAAAAGGCATTGAATCTAATGGAAGGATTTCAGATAATGCTAGTAATGAACTATCTATTCTTAGAAAAGAATTATTATCTAAGAAACTTGAAAGAAAAATATTAGTTGAGAAATTTATTCAAAAGAATTTAGCTTATTTGCAAGATACTACTATTGGAGATAGATATGGTAGACCTGTTTTAGCATTGAAAGTTAATTATGTAGATAAATTTAAAGGCATAATTCATGACTCTTCATCTTCAGGAAATACAGTATATTTTGAGCCGGATAGTGTAGTAACTAAAGGTAATAAGATAGCTTCTTTAGAAGCTAGGATCACAGCAGAAGAATTTAAATTACTTAAGAAATGGTCCCAAGTTGTTAGTGATAATTCAGAAAATCTTATTGGAATGGCATCCATTTTATTGAGATTAGAAAATGCTCTAACTCGTTCAAGATATTCGAAATGGATTGGAGGCAAAACTCCTAAGTTTGAGAAAAATCCTATTATTTCTTTAATTGGTTTTTCTCATCCATTATTGATTTGGGAGCATAAGAAA
This sequence is a window from Prochlorococcus marinus XMU1419. Protein-coding genes within it:
- a CDS encoding NAD(P)/FAD-dependent oxidoreductase, producing the protein MEIIESDVVIIGGGPAGCTCALYTSRSNLKTVILDKNPSVGALAITHQIANYPGVPVDISGEKLLTLMREQAVQYGTDYRRAQVFGIDASGEWKMVYTPEGTFKAKALVLASGAMGRPASFKGEADFLGKGVSYCATCDGAFYKNREVAVVGVNKEAIEEATVLTKFASTVHWITSSDPKSDNEEAMELMDNSNIKHWSRTRLLEILGDDMGVNGVVVKNKQEENPINLNLDGVFVYMSGSKPITDFLGDQIALKEDGGVIVDDFMSTNSDGVWAIGDIRNTPFKQAVVAASDGCIAAMSIDRYLNSRKNIRVDWIHS
- a CDS encoding P-II family nitrogen regulator, giving the protein MKRLDLIFSERELDAIIKTLEKANVPGYTVMKHATGRGPERVVTEDMEFTGLGSNAHVIVFCEQELIDKMRDNIRDDLSYYGGVAYISEATPL
- a CDS encoding sodium-dependent bicarbonate transport family permease → MEINPILQNVLAPPVLFFLIGAISVIFKSDLEIPAPLPKLFSLYLLLAIGFKGGIEIQNSGFNDQVLPTLSAAILMSLVIPLIGFLILRFKFDVFNSAAIAAAYGSISAVTFISAESFLESQKIAFDGFMVGALALMESPAIIVGLLLVKFAAPKNRPKSRKMHLSAILHESLLNGSVYLLLSSLIVGFLTASSNPSGIAKMEPFTGQLFYGAECFFLLDMGIVAAQRLPRLKNAGSFLIGFAIFMPLFNAFIGVFVARFLSLGPGNALLFVVLCASASYLAVPAAMRMTVPEAKSSYYISTTLGLTFPFNIVLGIPIYMSLVNTIIPFSPL
- a CDS encoding SulP family inorganic anion transporter; this encodes MKIINGFHLKNVRGDILGGITAAVVALPLALAFGNAALGPGGAIYGLYGAVVVGFLAALFGGTPAQVSGPTGPMSVTVAGVVAGLAAVGVPRDLSAGQILPLVMAAVVIGGLLQILFGILKLGKYITLVPYSVVSGFMSGIGVIIIALQIGPLLGISTRGGVVESLSTVFSNFQPNGAAIGVAIMTLGIVFLTPRKISQWVPSPLLALLIVTPISILIFGDGAIDRIGEIPRGVPSLNFPSFNQYFPIIFKAGLVLAVLGAIDSLLTSLVADNISQTKHNSDRELIGQGIGNAVAGLFSGLPGAGATMRTVINVKSGGSTPISGMVHSVVLLIVLVGAGPLAEQIPTALLAGILIKVGLDIIDWGFLRRAHKLSLKTSVVMYGVLLMTVFWDLIWAVLVGVFIANMLTIDSITETQLEGMDEDNPLSNDDQAKNALPADEKALLDRCSGEVMLFRLKGPLSFGAAKGISERMMLVRNYKVLILDITDVPRLGVTATLAIEDMMQEAKNNSRKAFVAGANEKVKDRLAKFGVEGIIETRKEALETALNEIA
- the hemB gene encoding porphobilinogen synthase; translation: MNSIIRPRRLRRSEAIREMVRENHLKASDFIYPLFIHEKDSKEEISAMPGTFRWDMNGLIKEVTRAWELGIRCIVLFPKINDSLKTEDGAECFNEEGLIPRAIQILKKEIPEMAIMTDVALDPYSCDGHDGLVDETGKILNDETIEILKKQALTQARAGADFIGPSDMMDGRVGAIRTALDSQGFSDVGIISYTAKYSSAYYGPFRTALDSAPKENSKKIIPDNKSTYQMDPANSKEALIESALDQYEGADILMVKPGISYLDIVYRLSTFSNKPIAAYNVSGEYSMVKSAAMKNWINEKDIVLETLLSFKRAGAKLILTYHACDASQWLQDT
- a CDS encoding VOC family protein translates to MKFSQGVNRIGHIALRVENLERAKSFYIKLGMNLVWDDKDWSYLEAGKGKDGLALLGPSYKAAGPHFAFHFENKKEVENIQNDLKNSGVKVGPLHEHRDGTASFYMKDTEGNWLEMLYVPPEGIQSNV